One Brassica napus cultivar Da-Ae chromosome C2, Da-Ae, whole genome shotgun sequence DNA window includes the following coding sequences:
- the LOC125581324 gene encoding uncharacterized protein LOC125581324 encodes MSKISNRDYAALNLSGDNYLQWALDTKISLRSKELGDTIIKGNNETDKNRYMAISIIRHHLIEGLKDQYITMENPLELWDALQHRYDHQKMVLLPKARNDWKNLRFLDYKSVDEYNSVLFKTVSMLRRCGEVVTEEELLEKTYSTFHSSNVILQQQYRMKGFATYTDLISCPLLAEANNELLMKNSEVRPVGTTPLPEDNEVERKDPNECNYVQNDKRSHGKGRGGYKGHGHDNYSNSRDNYSTNRKGNHNNLGRGSNYGCGRGSYGRGRGGISKPSYSTKSVCHRCGMRNHWAKNCRTPKHLCELYQESLKNKNPEAHMVHDSGYEADNDSDIAKNDQMDFETSDCLKD; translated from the coding sequence atgtcgaaaatctcaaacagagactatgcggcccttaatctctccggagataactacttgcagtgggcgctagatacaaagatcagtCTAAGGTCAAAGGAacttggtgatactatcatcaagggcaacaatgagaccgataagaatcggtacatggctataagtattatacgccatcacctcattgaaggtctaaaagatcagtacatcacgatggaaaatccactagaactttgggatgctttacagcatagatatgatcaccagaaaatgGTGTTacttccaaaggctagaaacGACTGGAAGAATCTCAGATTCTTGGATTATAAGTCGGTGGATGAGTACAATTCAGTCTTATTTAAGACGGTCTCGATGCTGAGACgttgtggtgaagtagtaaccgaaGAAGAGTTACTTGAGAAGACTTACTCTACATTCCATTCATCGAATGTGATACTGCAACAGCAGTACAGAATGAAAGGCTtcgccacatatactgatctgatctcgtgcccgcttctggccgaggcaaacaatgagctcctgatgaagaacagtgaagTTAGACCTGTTGGAACAACACCATTACCGGAGGATAATGAGGTTGAAAGGAAAGATCCCAACGAGTGCAATTATGTCCAAAATGACAAGAGATCACACGGCAAAGGCCGAGGTGGATACAAGGGGCATGGCCATGACAATTACTCGAACAGCCGAGACAACTACTCGACCAaccggaaaggaaaccacaataaccttggtcgtggttccaattatgGCTGTGGCCGAGGTAGttatggccgtggtcgaggcggcatatccaaaccgtcttactcgaccaaatccgtttgTCACAGATGTGGAATGAGaaaccattgggccaagaactgtAGAACCCCTAAGCACTTATGTGAGCTCTACCAAGAAAGTCTTAAGAACAAAAACCCTGAGGCTCACATGGTTCACGATTCCGGATATGAGGCCGATAATGATTCCGACATTGCTAAAAATGACCAGATGGActttgagacttctgattgtctcaaggactaa
- the LOC111210760 gene encoding uncharacterized protein LOC111210760, whose translation MSKRCLSCFNKSVKAEDVVEPVVLKDDEEETPTRRQTCIIGTLGYNAPEYLSTSADFYGKLGEGDSSSSLKNDFNKVKTFDLRGVTTTTTTTTKEK comes from the coding sequence atGTCTAAAAGATGTCTAAGTTGTTTCAATAAATCTGTGAAAGCTGAGGATGTTGTTGAGCCAGTAGTACtaaaagatgatgaagaagaaacccCGACAAGAAGACAAACATGCATCATAGGAACTTTGGGATACAATGCACCTGAATATCTCTCCACTAGTGCCGATTTTTATGGAAAACTTGGGGAAGGtgattcttcttcatctttgaaAAATGATTTCAACAAAGTGAAGACTTTTGATTTACGAGGagtgacaacaacaacaacaaccacaaCAAAGGAGAAGTAA